A segment of the Streptomyces sp. Tu 2975 genome:
CCGGACCACCGGAACCTCGGTGACGTGCCGCACGAGGTTGAAGACCGCGAGATTGACGAGGAGCCCTGCCCCGCCCACCGCGCCGAATTTGGCGACCTCCCGGATGAGCTGGTGCAGCTGCCCCCGCAGCCTTCCGCCTCGTTCACTCATAGTGAGAGTCCAGCCTCATCAGATCGGCATGTGTGGTCACCGTCATGCTAACCAGCGGCTCACTGTGATGCCTGTGGGCAGTGAGGAGGATGTGTCGCCCGTTACAGGGCACTGTCGGAACATACGGAAGTCGGGGCCCACCGACTGGGCGGATACCCTAGGAGAGTGACGTTCCCGGTAGTCGGCATGGTCGGCGGCGGTCAGCTCGCCCGCATGACCCATGAGGCGGGTATCCCCCTCGGCCTGAAGTTCAAGCTCCTCAGTGACACCCCTCAGGACTCAGCGGCCCAGGTGGTGAGCGATGTCGTCGTCGGCGACTACCGCGACCTGGACACGCTGCGTGAGTTCGCGCGCGGCTGTGACGTGATCACCTTCGACCACGAGCATGTCCCGATCGAGCACCTGCGGGCCCTCGAGGCGGACGGCGTCGCCGTCCGGCCGGGGCCCGACGCGCTGGTGCACGCCCAGGACAAGGGGGTGATGCGCGCGCGGCTCACGGAGATCGGCGCGCCCTGCCCCCGCCACCGCATCGTGGCCGACCCGGCCGATGTGACGGCGTTCGCCGAGGAGACCGGGGGCTTCCCGGTGATCCTCAAGACCGTGCGCGGCGGGTACGACGGCAAAGGCGTCTGGGTGGTCCGCGCGGAGAAGGACGCCGAGGCCCCGTTCAAGGCGGGCGTGCCGGTCCTCGCGGAGGAGAAGGTCGACTTCCGGCGCGAGCTCGCCGCTAACATCGTCCGCTCCCCGCACGGCCAGGCCGTCGCCTATCCGGTCGTCGAGTCGCAGCAGGTCGACGGGGTCTGCGACACCGTGATCGCGCCCGCGCCGGACCTCGACGCGGAGCTGGCCGGCCAGGCGCAGGAGCTCGCCCTGCGGATCGCGAAGGAGCTCGGCGTCGTCGGCCACCTCGCCGTCGAGCTGTTCGAGACCGCCGACGGGCGCATCCTCGTCAACGAGCTCGCCATGCGCCCCCACAACTCCGGCCACTGGACCCAGGACGGCGCGATCACCTCGCAGTTCGCCAACCACGTCCGTGCCGTGCTGGACCTGCCGCTGGGCGATCCCCGTCCCCGTGCCCCGTGGACGGTCATGTGCAACGTTCTGGGCGGTGACTACCCGGACATGTACGCGGCCTATCTGCACTGCATGGCCCGGGACCCCCAGCTCAAGATCCATATGTATGGCAAGGACGTGAAGCCCGGCCGCAAAGTGGGGCACGTCAACACGTACGGCGACGACCTGGCCGACGCCCTGGAGCGCGCCCGCCACGCCGCCGGCTACCTGAGAGGGACGATCACCGAATGAGCCCGGTCGTTGGCATTGTCATGGGGTCCGACTCGGACTGGCCCGTCATGGAGGCGGCGGCGCAGGCGCTCGACGAGTTCGAGATCGGCTACGAGGTCGACGTCGTCTCGGCGCACCGTATGCCACGCGAGATGATCACGTACGGCGAGCAGGCGGTCGGCCGCGGACTCAAGGCGATCATCGCCGGCGCCGGGGGAGCGGCCCACCTGCCGGGCATGCTGGCCTCGGTCACCCCGCTGCCCGTCATCGGCGTCCCGGTCCCCCTGAAGTACCTCGACGGCATGGACTCGCTGCTGTCCATCGTGCAGATGCCGGCCGGCGTGCCCGTCGCCACCGTCTCGGTCGGCGGCGCGCGGAACGCCGGACTGCTCGCCGCCCGCATCCTCGCCACGCAGGACGCCGAACTGCTGGCCCGCATGCGGGAGTTCCAGCAGGAGCTCAACGACCAGGCCACCGACAAGGGCAAGCGGCTGCGCGCCAAGGTCGCGGGCGCGGAGTCCTTCGGCTTCGGAAAGTAGGACGCGGGGAAGCAACAGGCAATGGACACCCCCACGGAACTCCTCGAGCGGGCCCGCGAACTGCTCGCCGCCCACCCCGTCGTCGACGGTCACAACGACCTTCCCTGGGCGCTGCGGGAACACGTCCGCTACGACCTCGACCGCCTGGACATCGCGGCCGACCAGCAGGGCCGGCTCCACACCGACATCCCCCGGCTGCGCGCCGGCGGGGTCGGCGCGCAGTTCTGGTCCGTCTACGTGCGCAGCGACATGGCCGGCGACACGGCCGTCAGCGCGACACTGGAGCAGATCGACGTCGTCGACCAGCTCCTCGAGCGCTACCCCGCGGACCTCGCCCGCGCACTGAGCGCCGACGACATGGAGATCGCCCGGGGCGAGGGCAGGATCGCCTCGCTCATGGGCGCCGAGGGCGGCCACTCCATCAACAACTCGCTCGCGACGCTGCGCGCCCTGTACGCGCTGGGCGTGCGCTACATGACGCTCACGCACAACGACAACATCGCCTGGGCCGACTCCGCGACCGACGAGCCCGCTGTCGGCGGCCTGTCGGCGTTCGGCCACGAGGTCGTTCGCGAGATGAACCGCCTCGGCATGCTGGTGGACCTGTCGCACGTCGCAGAGACGACGATGCGCCACGCGCTCGCCACGTCCGCGGCGCCGGTGATCTTCTCCCACTCGTCGGCCCGCGCGGTGTGCGACCACCCCCGCAACATCCCCGACGAGGTGCTGGCCCTGCTGGCGGCCAACGGTGGCGTGGCGATGGCGACGTTCGTACCGAAGTTCATCCTGCCCGCGGCCGTCGAGTGGACCCGGGCGGCCGACGAGAACATGCGGGCGCACGGGCTGCACCACCTGGACACCACGCCCCAAGCGATGAAGATCCACGCGGCGTTCGAGGCGGCGAACCCGCGGCCGGTGGCGACCGCCGCCACGGTCGCCGACCACCTCGACCACATGCGGGAGGTCGCCGGCATCGACCACATCGGCATCGGTGGCGACTTCGACGGCACGGCCTTCACCCCGGCCGGCCTGGACGACGTCGCCGGCTACCCGAACCTGGTCGCGGAGCTGCTGCGCCGCGGCTGGTCCGACGCCGACCTGGCGAAGCTCACCTGGCAGAACGCCGTCCGCGTGCTGCGGGCGGCCGAGGACGTGGCCGCCGACCTGCGGGCGACCCGCGGCCCGTCGGTCGCGACGATCACCGAGCTCGACGCGCTCTGAGCGGTACGGGGTGCGCGGCCGCGGGCCGCGTACCCCGAACGCACCACTCGCCGCGACCCCTTACCGCTCCCGTGCCACGGTTGGCGTAACGGCATACGGCCGGCGAACCCGGAGCAGCACATGGCAGATCTGCACGACGCCTCGTCCCTCACCACCGTCGAGTCCGTCGGTCTGGAGGACCTCGACGAGCTGAACGATCTCGGCGGTCTCGATGTTCTCGGCGAACCGGGAGCGGCGGCGTCCGCGCCGCCCGACCCCGGTCCGGACCCCGGGCCGTCCGCCGATCCGCTCGTACGCGCCACCCAACTCCTGCGCACTCACCCCGTGATCGACGGGTACAGCGGTCTGGCCCCGGTGCTCCAGAGCATGCACTGGTACGACCTCGAAGCCGGCGAGAGCCTGCTGGAGACCGATGTGCCCCGGCTGAGGCGCGGCGGTGTGGGCGCCCAGTTCTGGTCACTCCGGGCACCGGCCGGCAGCGCCGGAAGCCCCTCGCTCGGCGCCACGATAGAACTGATCGACGTGGTACGGGCCACGGTGTCCGAATGCCCGGAGGGCCTGCGTCTCGCGCTCAGCGCCGACGACCTCGTCGACTCCCGGAACTGCGGTCGGATCGCCGCCCTCCTCGGCCCGATGGCCGGT
Coding sequences within it:
- a CDS encoding 5-(carboxyamino)imidazole ribonucleotide synthase, producing the protein MTFPVVGMVGGGQLARMTHEAGIPLGLKFKLLSDTPQDSAAQVVSDVVVGDYRDLDTLREFARGCDVITFDHEHVPIEHLRALEADGVAVRPGPDALVHAQDKGVMRARLTEIGAPCPRHRIVADPADVTAFAEETGGFPVILKTVRGGYDGKGVWVVRAEKDAEAPFKAGVPVLAEEKVDFRRELAANIVRSPHGQAVAYPVVESQQVDGVCDTVIAPAPDLDAELAGQAQELALRIAKELGVVGHLAVELFETADGRILVNELAMRPHNSGHWTQDGAITSQFANHVRAVLDLPLGDPRPRAPWTVMCNVLGGDYPDMYAAYLHCMARDPQLKIHMYGKDVKPGRKVGHVNTYGDDLADALERARHAAGYLRGTITE
- the purE gene encoding 5-(carboxyamino)imidazole ribonucleotide mutase, which encodes MSPVVGIVMGSDSDWPVMEAAAQALDEFEIGYEVDVVSAHRMPREMITYGEQAVGRGLKAIIAGAGGAAHLPGMLASVTPLPVIGVPVPLKYLDGMDSLLSIVQMPAGVPVATVSVGGARNAGLLAARILATQDAELLARMREFQQELNDQATDKGKRLRAKVAGAESFGFGK
- a CDS encoding dipeptidase, which gives rise to MDTPTELLERARELLAAHPVVDGHNDLPWALREHVRYDLDRLDIAADQQGRLHTDIPRLRAGGVGAQFWSVYVRSDMAGDTAVSATLEQIDVVDQLLERYPADLARALSADDMEIARGEGRIASLMGAEGGHSINNSLATLRALYALGVRYMTLTHNDNIAWADSATDEPAVGGLSAFGHEVVREMNRLGMLVDLSHVAETTMRHALATSAAPVIFSHSSARAVCDHPRNIPDEVLALLAANGGVAMATFVPKFILPAAVEWTRAADENMRAHGLHHLDTTPQAMKIHAAFEAANPRPVATAATVADHLDHMREVAGIDHIGIGGDFDGTAFTPAGLDDVAGYPNLVAELLRRGWSDADLAKLTWQNAVRVLRAAEDVAADLRATRGPSVATITELDAL